The Caldicellulosiruptor changbaiensis genome has a segment encoding these proteins:
- a CDS encoding IS110 family RNA-guided transposase: protein MKYTQNEKILQVTERTLVVGVDIAKERHVGRAFDFRGVELGKRIEFENRKEGMEKFLDWANKIMKANGKESMIVGIEPTGHYWLCFEQYLRENGIKVVLVNPFHVKRSKELDDNTQTKSDIKDPKTIAMLVKDGRYTEPNIPEGIYAEMRVAMNIYERLQKQLNVLKNQIINWLDIYFPEFLGVFSDWEGKTAIATLREMPLPCDVVGKEVEGIIEYWRDKVDKRAISRRRAMDLTEAAKRSIGKKEGRKLARQEIKYLLEEYELLNKQVEEIEAEMAELLKEVPNGDKLLEIKGVGVKTAVGFISEVGDIKRYEDSKQIQKLAGLNIVENSSGKYKGQTCISKRGRGRLRSSLFKAMITIVAKNEEFKQLHRYYTTRENNPLKKKQSLIALCCKLIRVFYAILKKGVKYDGNKMLSDIKREALARTA from the coding sequence TTGAAGTATACACAAAATGAAAAGATATTACAAGTCACAGAAAGAACTTTAGTTGTAGGAGTAGATATAGCAAAGGAAAGGCATGTTGGTAGAGCATTTGACTTCAGAGGAGTGGAGCTTGGTAAGAGAATAGAATTTGAGAATAGGAAAGAAGGTATGGAAAAATTTCTGGATTGGGCAAATAAGATAATGAAAGCAAATGGCAAGGAGAGTATGATAGTTGGGATAGAACCTACAGGGCATTACTGGCTGTGCTTTGAGCAGTACTTAAGAGAGAATGGCATAAAAGTGGTATTAGTGAATCCTTTTCACGTGAAGAGGAGCAAGGAGCTTGATGATAACACGCAAACTAAGAGTGATATAAAGGATCCGAAGACGATAGCAATGCTTGTGAAGGATGGAAGATACACAGAACCAAATATACCCGAGGGTATATATGCTGAGATGAGAGTAGCGATGAACATATATGAAAGGCTTCAAAAACAGCTGAATGTTTTAAAAAATCAAATAATCAATTGGCTTGATATATATTTTCCAGAGTTTTTAGGAGTATTTTCTGATTGGGAAGGCAAGACAGCAATAGCGACGCTGAGAGAAATGCCATTGCCTTGTGATGTAGTAGGGAAGGAAGTAGAAGGGATTATAGAGTACTGGCGTGACAAAGTAGATAAGCGAGCGATTAGTCGCAGGAGGGCGATGGATTTAACAGAAGCTGCCAAAAGAAGTATAGGTAAAAAAGAAGGTAGAAAGCTGGCAAGACAAGAGATAAAATATTTGCTTGAAGAATATGAGCTTTTAAACAAGCAAGTAGAAGAGATAGAAGCCGAGATGGCAGAGCTTTTGAAAGAGGTGCCGAATGGCGATAAGCTTCTTGAAATAAAAGGTGTTGGAGTGAAGACAGCAGTTGGATTTATTTCAGAGGTTGGAGATATAAAGAGGTATGAGGATTCGAAGCAGATACAGAAATTAGCGGGACTCAATATAGTTGAGAATAGTTCTGGCAAGTACAAGGGTCAGACGTGTATAAGTAAAAGAGGGCGAGGAAGGCTCAGAAGTAGCTTGTTCAAGGCCATGATTACAATAGTAGCAAAGAATGAAGAATTTAAGCAGCTGCACAGGTATTACACCACGCGAGAGAACAATCCCTTGAAGAAGAAGCAATCATTAATAGCACTGTGTTGTAAATTGATAAGGGTGTTTTATGCGATTTTGAAAAAAGGCGTAAAGTATGATGGGAACAAGATGTTGAGCGATATAAAGAGAGAGGCTTTAGCAAGGACAGCGTGA